ATCACAAATAATCCAGTTTTGCATCACAACTGAGATGGTCAACAATCTACATTACTGTCTTGAATTGCTtccgatatatatatagttgCACAATTTCATAGAAAATGGAATAATATTAAGATACAATGCCTAGtaataaaatcataatattTCTGTAAAGTAATAGGATTCTGAATCGGCTTCCATCCGAAAAGAGATAAAAGAATATCATGGCGAGTGAAATCCCTCACTTTAAAAAACGATCAGTTGACATCACTTCTTTACACCCAATTTTTCCAACACACGTGACCCCTTTTCTAGATACTCCTGCCTGCTCATCCAGAATGAATCTTTGTCTTTCATAATATCAGCCAACACAGCTCCTCCCAAGAATACCATATGCTTTCTGCGAGGTGGATCCTCTATACGAATTTTGAATTTCTGTGAAAAacgtttcaaataaattaaaaagaattAGGGAACTccatatttttctttcaaaGTTGCCATTCAAAAATGGAACTAATATTCTCAGATGgacatatttcaaataattaatatattcgTAAAACTTATGTTAGTTTAGTAATTGAAAACTTTGAAGATTTTTCATCAGATCATGCTAGAAAACGTAAGAACGATAATCATAAGTGAATGTGAAACCATTCTTGTTTGTAATTTAGCTCCATAAATCGAGGATACATAACGATGATAGTGATATATAAACATTTTGTAATAATATACCAACTATCCATGAGGTGTTTCTATATTTAATAAGATGATTAAGTGAATGAATTTTAGCGCAtggaaaaccaaattttgaatcTAAAGATACCCCAGCTAATTGCAAGATTAATCTCATTTCAGTCTTGAGTTGAAGCTGACATATGCATGATACATGCAAATATCCGCATTTCGCAAAAACTTGTTTGTAAAATGTTAGTGTCAAAAACATACAACACACAAGCTACAATCAAGGCATATCCAAAATGAATCGAATACattccaaaatatttaaattctattttaagaaattcttgatttttggaaaaatttagaaattttccATGTGAAGAATTTGATTCTCCACAATTAAAATCCGATTCTCAGACTAACTAGGCTTATTTACTCAATacaactataaaaaaaaacggggctcccgaagtatgcgaaccaagatggcgaacatcggaatgtaatatgtgtactaggttagggttaggccatcattttaggtataaatactacgggaggctcggGCTAACTTCTGTAAATCAAGATCAAATTTAGAATATATCCCATGTTTCAAacatttcagaatgtattccaTATACCGTAATAGAACCGTTTTTGGCTTTCCCAGCTACTACTCAACTACAGCAAACAAACGTTGGATGGCCTGAAAGCATACTGGTAACAGAAAGTTCTAATCAGTAAATCTTACTTCGAATACATTATATAGCGCAGTGTCGGTCGTTAAAAAGGTGATCCAACAAAGAATGAAGTATATATAACAATACTTAAAAAAGACCAACTGGATGGATTTCAAACAATCCATATCACTATACCCTGAAGAAAGTCAATTGGAACAAATTTAGTCCTAATGGCCAAGGGGATAGACGTCGAGCAATGAAAGAGAGAAATGAAAACGACCATTAACTACTATATAGTAATTATAtggttttaaatatattttcatcacTGCAAATGGTAATACTACAAAAGGCCATCACCCTCCCTTTGATAAACAAAAAGCATATTAAAAGTACATAATCGCAATAAAATATAATGACAATTCTGTGCCCTATACGTGTTCAATAGTTTTGAAGTGTTTATAAGTGTAcctatttattaaaaaagtattcTATACTTCAAAATGATAATGGGTAACCGATCTAGATACAACGAAAAACTAGCTTGGCTTCAGAACGAATTGGCTACAGTCAGCGGCCAAACAATTGGCCTCCGTGATGCATAATAATGAGCAATGAAATAGCTAATGTAAACCCGGTGTAACTTTACAACCTGCTCCAAATTCGTTCTCATGTATCTATGAGATCCAGGATCTTTATCTGAAGCAATGATGGGATCGATCGACCTATGTTGAAACTGACTATCAGTGCCAGCATAATCATCAATTTTAGCAATATCACTATGAAATTAGTACAGTTTCAGGAGCCAATGCTCCCACTTCCCAAAGTGGCTTTTGGGTAAAATTCAAAACCCGTACTTCAAGATtgatatatagaaaaaaatacaCATTTGAACTAAAGCGGTCAATACATTTTTGAAGTTACGTTAAAACAAGTTGAATTTTCGTTGATATCTGATcggtgaaatttaaaaaataaacttatctaCTTCAAACCTAGGACTTATTTAGTtgtgcaaaaaatatgaacGAGCCATCGCGTGTAGTTGATGAATAAGAAAACAAGGTTAGTAATAGTGAAGATTGAAAGTTGTTGAATAATTACAAATACTTACATCACAAACAGAACAATAAAGCCTCATGCAAAGCAACAAACGACAACACCGCATAACCAAACAAAGCCACAAAAACCCAAACGAAGCCTTACCCGATTCTAGTAGTAGAGCGACGAAAATAATTGCAGTGAGAAGAACagaaaagtaaataaaacaaaaataaggacagTGATTAGTAACCCATCCAACATAGCATACATAAAGGTAATAGATAATGCAAATGTGCACAAGGCATTTGAACATAGGAATGGTTTAACTTAAAGAGTTCATGCAAACATATATAAATGCACCTTTAGTTCATAGGGTTGACATTTTAGTAATACTTACAAAGTATTTAAATAATAGACCGTCAGATAGtattataaaaagaaattgaacCAATATAGCAAAACTATAGAATTTATTTACATTAGTTTGAATAACTTGGGCATCTAGTTTTCAAGCATGAAACAAACAGTCTACTGTGTGGGAGCACGTATAGTCTGTTCTTAAggtgatataaaaaaattgtacattGATTGCAATAGTTTATGAAGTACCAGAGCgttgttttgtaattttgacaaaaaagttATCTTACAAATCTCAGTTCAGtgctaaaaaatatttgtgatatGTCTGTGATATTGATTTATTCAGAATctatgaaaaattttaaaaactacaaaATTATTTCTGTGCTGATCTTTATCCATATTTTCAGATAATTCATTAACAACTGCTCAATGCAGCATAATCTAATTAGACTTAGCAAATTAATAGTCAATGATGGATCGGTGGTACTTTGAAATTGCAATGCTTATTTTTCATGCATCAAAATGATTACTTTCAATTCTAAGAAGATGAAAGGATAGTCTGCTATCAACAACTCTTTTCATTAACATTGTTTTGCACAACATTTTGACAATGTTGtactaaatattttttcaaggtTATTACACTGTCATGTGTATTTtagaattgatatttttttacatttatgttaGGCATAAAAACCAGACTAGGAAAAATGGGACTATTTTTCCTAAACAACAATAAACACCTTCGTAACAGTAATCAACAACAACATTGAAGCATATGTGAGTAGagcataattaaaaaaaataatctcaCCGATAATTTGGATGTATCACCCTTCAGCACTCcttgtaaatacaattgtttgATTTCTCTCTCCATTCTAGATGGTAGGCCTGCAAACATGGTAGTTCCACCAGACAAGACAATATGCTTGTAGAATTCAGACCTATAATTAAGAATGTTTATTCAGAtaaattccatttttattttaaataaattcaccATTATTGCACCCTATCatgattttgttttgaaaaaaaaaaatcaaattaaaatgttttgaaaGTTGTAATAACATGAAGAGAGGAATTCTGGAATAAAAAAGTTACATGCCTGGTGTCAATATCAGCAGCCTGAATAGCTTTGTACAGCATTTCTCCCACACCCACAGCATCTACATTAATGAGATGGGGTTGGAAAAGTACTTCTGCTGCTTCAAAACGTTCACCACCAACTTTGATAATCCGACCATCAGGCAGCTGTGAATTGAAATCgaaataaatagaataaaataatatttaaatgatTACCCTAactataaattttttaaaagcgTTAATTAAAGAATATTGAAACAACCATTTGGGAAAGAGTAAATGAAAAGGAAATATGAGCAACTATATTTGAATATCAGGTATTAAGATCTATATAACTGTATAAAAAAACTGCAGAGAAAACCTAGAATACCATATGTACATGTGGGAGAATCCATGAATATTCGGCATTTTGAGATTCACTTTTAAAGTATCAAATCCATTACATTTCAATCAGAGCTACATCACATTAAAATCAAGAACCATAAACTAAGAGGGAAACTAACATTAAGAGTATGTTAATGCTCTTTGCTCTTGAGAAGTTTAGcatttaaatattaatatataactTACCTTATATGATTCAACCAATACAGTGGTCTCTGTTGCAAGCTTTTGTTCTTGTTCAATGTCATACCTGAAAATAAGAGAGAACGATAGAAGAAATAGCTCATAATAAAAAGTTTGATTTGTGATCACTTTATTCTGAAACAGAAGCAAGCGGTTAATTATCACAAGaccaaatacaaaaaattcaacaaCTTTCAAAACATGTTGCAAATTTCTACTAGTAGGCTATAAGTtaacacaaaaataaatgacTTACGCAACATAACACAATTTTTCTTTCATCATTCGAACTGTTTCAAAATCCGCTGAATGGTTGAATGCATACCCACGTAGTAAAAGTAACTGAAAAGATGAACATTATTCAAGGATTAGAAATCATTGGATCAATTTGGATGATAATATTGTTTTCTGATATAATTAACAAAAGTCCTGGAATTTGTCATGAACTGCAACTTTTTATAACAGATATAGCATTAGCAAGTAAATACCCAATGGCAATCAAAGAGACTGAGGACAAGTCCCtcataaaaaaattcttttaaaaaaaacttctcTAACTCCACTCCACCAGATTATTGATAGGAAACAGCGTTGGCAATTACATGTTTGGCCTACCTTGATCAAATATCTAGTAATATCCCTTCCAGCCACATCCAATCTTCTAGTTAAATGAGGAAGTGCGAATCCTTCATACACAGGACAAATGTGTGTCACACCATCCCCAGAGTCAACAACAATACCGGTTAGAAGACCTTGAAATAGAAATGATTTGGTGAGTGAAAACGTTCAcgagttttaaatttcaaaactgTGTAATATAACGTCACCACAAAATTGAAGTTTATGATACTGAAAACTCATATTTTATTCCCGAACAAAAAATCAGggttcaaaataataatataattcattCACATTCACATCACATTCATTTTGGTACCTTCCTAAAAATAAGATACAGCCTCcgttgtaaaaataaaattgaacaaactagaaaataaaatagaaataccTTGTGCATATAAAGTAAGAACTGCTTGAATTGCGATATACACTCCTTGAAATTGatacttttcaaacattacctacaaaaaaaattaattataagtGTAAAGCCAGGTAAGACATTAATCAAATAAACAATCATATCATTTCCATTCATCCATTATGCTCAACATCAAACTGTAAAGGACATATTTGTTATTCTACAAACTACATACAATCGGAATTTCCCTATTCATCATTGCatgtattattttaaatataaaaaggaAATTGTTTCAGATCTTAGAAACCCCCGTCATTTCCTCCCCTAACGTTATTATAATTAGCCAAAACATTATGACACAACCTACGTATAAAACTTTGATACAAACCTCTAAAATTTTCTCCCTATTTTTGCTTGGATTCATCGGTGGTTCCGTAAGCAGAACTTTACAATTTCTTGAATAGAAGGTAATAAACATGTTTATGCATTACTTTATAAGACTGGCATAAGTGATTGTTGTAttacaatattacaaaattaaaaagaactATCAATTTTGCTCCTAAAAActctaaaaaataatttgaattttatgaaatcatGAAATccaaagtaattttttttaacattgatATTATCTCTTTACAACCAAATTTATGTGAAATTAGGATTATACTTACGATGGATCAATGTCAAGTTTTTCTGGACCAAAAGTATAGTCCCACAAATGTATCATGTCT
This is a stretch of genomic DNA from Styela clava chromosome 2, kaStyClav1.hap1.2, whole genome shotgun sequence. It encodes these proteins:
- the LOC120335647 gene encoding actin-related protein 2; this encodes MDSAGRKVVVCDNGTGFVKCGFAGSNFPAHIFPALVGRPIIRSTTKVNDIEVKDLMVGDDASLLRSMLEVNYPMENGIVRNWEDMIHLWDYTFGPEKLDIDPSNCKVLLTEPPMNPSKNREKILEVMFEKYQFQGVYIAIQAVLTLYAQGLLTGIVVDSGDGVTHICPVYEGFALPHLTRRLDVAGRDITRYLIKLLLLRGYAFNHSADFETVRMMKEKLCYVAYDIEQEQKLATETTVLVESYKLPDGRIIKVGGERFEAAEVLFQPHLINVDAVGVGEMLYKAIQAADIDTRSEFYKHIVLSGGTTMFAGLPSRMEREIKQLYLQGVLKGDTSKLSKFKIRIEDPPRRKHMVFLGGAVLADIMKDKDSFWMSRQEYLEKGSRVLEKLGVKK